The following proteins are encoded in a genomic region of Bacillales bacterium:
- the atpD gene encoding F0F1 ATP synthase subunit beta has product MIKGRVEQVMGPVVDVIFTDGKLPDLNNALKLEYKAQSSSEVDIDLTLEVARHMGDDTVRTIAMSSTDGVVRGMEVVDTGEPITMPVGEVTLSRVFNVLGEPIDLKEELPKDTKRLPIHRPAPNFDELTTSTEILETGIKVVDLLAPYVKGGKIGLFGGAGVGKTVLIQELINNVAQEHGGISVFAGVGERTREGNDLFHEMSDSGVINKTAMVFGQMNEPPGARLRVALSGLTMAEFFRDEQGQDVLLFIDNIFRFTQAGSEVSALLGRMPSAVGYQPTLATEMGQLQERITSTKKGSITSIQAVYVPADDYTDPAPATVFAHLDATTNLERKLQQQGIYPAVDPLASTSRALAPEVVGEEHYQVARQVQETLQRYKDLQDIIAILGMDELSDEDKLIVSRARRIQFFLSQNFHVAEQFTGLPGSYVPVKETVRGFKEILEGKYDDLPEDAFRLVGRIEEVVEKAKKMQAATES; this is encoded by the coding sequence ATGATTAAAGGACGCGTAGAACAAGTAATGGGCCCGGTTGTCGACGTCATTTTCACAGACGGCAAGCTTCCGGATTTGAACAATGCCCTCAAGCTTGAATACAAAGCCCAGTCTTCAAGTGAAGTCGACATCGACTTGACGCTTGAAGTCGCCCGTCACATGGGGGATGACACCGTTCGCACGATCGCGATGTCATCCACGGACGGCGTGGTTCGCGGGATGGAAGTCGTCGATACCGGCGAACCGATTACGATGCCTGTCGGCGAAGTTACGTTAAGCCGGGTGTTTAACGTGCTCGGGGAACCGATCGATTTGAAGGAAGAGCTTCCGAAAGATACGAAACGGCTTCCGATTCACCGTCCGGCTCCAAACTTTGACGAGTTGACGACGTCAACGGAAATTTTGGAAACCGGTATCAAAGTCGTTGATCTGCTTGCCCCTTACGTTAAAGGCGGTAAGATCGGCCTGTTTGGCGGTGCAGGTGTAGGGAAAACGGTATTGATTCAGGAATTGATCAATAACGTCGCTCAAGAGCACGGCGGGATTTCCGTTTTTGCCGGTGTTGGTGAACGGACGCGTGAAGGAAACGACTTGTTCCATGAAATGAGCGATTCCGGCGTTATCAACAAAACGGCGATGGTCTTCGGACAAATGAACGAGCCGCCGGGAGCGCGTTTGCGCGTGGCCTTGTCTGGTTTGACAATGGCTGAATTCTTCCGTGATGAACAAGGCCAAGACGTCCTGTTGTTCATCGACAACATTTTCCGTTTCACACAAGCGGGTTCCGAAGTATCCGCTTTGCTCGGCCGTATGCCGTCTGCGGTTGGTTACCAGCCGACGCTCGCGACGGAAATGGGTCAATTGCAAGAACGGATCACTTCGACAAAGAAAGGTTCGATCACGTCGATCCAGGCTGTCTACGTGCCTGCGGATGACTATACTGACCCGGCTCCGGCGACGGTGTTTGCTCACCTTGATGCGACGACGAACTTGGAAAGAAAGCTGCAGCAACAAGGGATCTACCCTGCGGTGGATCCGCTGGCTTCGACTTCTCGCGCCCTTGCGCCGGAAGTTGTCGGCGAAGAACATTATCAAGTCGCTCGCCAAGTGCAGGAAACGCTGCAACGTTATAAAGACTTGCAAGACATTATTGCGATTCTCGGCATGGATGAATTGTCCGATGAAGATAAGCTGATCGTGTCGCGCGCGCGCCGCATTCAGTTCTTCTTGTCGCAAAACTTCCACGTTGCCGAACAGTTTACTGGACTTCCAGGTTCGTATGTGCCGGTTAAAGAAACGGTACGCGGATTTAAAGAGATCTTGGAAGGCAAATACGATGATCTTCCGGAAGATGCTTTCCGTCTTGTCGGACGCATTGAGGAAGTCGTTGAAAAAGCGAAAAAAATGCAAGCCGCGACGGAATCTTAA
- a CDS encoding F0F1 ATP synthase subunit epsilon: MSTTQVDIVTPDGKVYEGEVNMVSARAVSGELGILPRHMPLVAPLKIGVVRLKHETNTEHVAVAGGFIEVTPDHVTILAEAAELKEHIDLDRALRAKERAEKHLREMDKDHKHYERVRLDLERAVNRIDIAED; the protein is encoded by the coding sequence ATGAGCACAACGCAAGTGGATATCGTCACACCGGACGGAAAGGTGTACGAAGGCGAAGTCAATATGGTAAGTGCCAGAGCGGTGAGCGGTGAGCTCGGAATTTTGCCGAGACACATGCCGCTGGTAGCCCCTTTAAAAATCGGTGTCGTTCGTTTGAAACACGAAACGAACACCGAACATGTTGCCGTCGCAGGTGGCTTTATCGAAGTAACTCCGGATCACGTAACGATATTGGCGGAAGCGGCCGAACTGAAAGAGCATATCGATCTCGATCGCGCCTTGCGCGCCAAGGAACGTGCCGAGAAACATCTGCGTGAGATGGACAAAGACCATAAACATTACGAACGCGTTCGACTCGACCTCGAACGCGCCGTCAACCGCATCGACATCGCGGAAGATTGA
- a CDS encoding response regulator transcription factor, whose protein sequence is MALSLDRQLKAVLQTGLDLVRSHRNFIEDEWAAMRAQVREHGGKTAAAMETGIDFFANHFFSEPAEDANVFFIKLEESACTVDARFHPNHVIFVVTMLENAVHRAVSGDTGADSRRNHQAVQFLFGQIGELLLSTPFHEQVNITRLVEQLVSSRQLPVDWVARAKQRHSRYEVTAIIGPDGLCRRETPLAAESVFLLSEKLLAAFPSSSTKERHVLPVPWREETLLIGTSGQDAASLLPFLTFVLQIHAAGESMRQFTQQKQQWKDAVRLFNNWIMPAGTLREALEKVTQGFVNYLPFERCALFAYSDDDRTGSGLFGCELNADEIRRIKLPIEHVPLLEKNLKNLLPHDHHMRLWQPIYIPSAEEAFPLQYVRKFQLKTVVVAPVYVPSENKLIGAVVLDQGPEKSFKMPRETFMALMHFGQSAGELLTKYGGDEPERTRTSFSYQLSQRELDVLKLMADGATTTEAAEHLHLSEYTVRDYVSTIMQKMNARNRTEAAVRAVRNGLI, encoded by the coding sequence ATGGCGCTTTCCTTGGATCGGCAGCTGAAAGCGGTTTTGCAAACCGGATTGGATTTGGTCAGAAGCCACCGAAATTTCATCGAGGATGAATGGGCAGCCATGCGTGCGCAAGTCCGGGAACATGGAGGAAAAACAGCGGCGGCGATGGAAACGGGCATCGATTTTTTTGCGAACCATTTTTTCAGCGAGCCTGCGGAAGACGCAAACGTTTTTTTTATAAAATTGGAAGAAAGCGCCTGCACCGTTGACGCCCGGTTCCATCCGAATCACGTCATCTTTGTCGTCACGATGTTAGAAAATGCTGTTCACCGCGCGGTTTCCGGCGATACCGGCGCCGACTCCCGCCGCAATCACCAAGCAGTGCAATTTTTATTTGGGCAAATCGGCGAACTCCTTCTGTCGACCCCGTTTCACGAACAAGTGAACATCACCCGACTAGTGGAACAGCTCGTTTCCTCCCGGCAATTGCCCGTCGACTGGGTGGCCCGTGCAAAGCAACGCCATTCCCGCTATGAAGTGACGGCGATCATCGGACCGGACGGGTTGTGCCGACGGGAAACCCCATTGGCAGCCGAGTCGGTTTTCTTGTTGTCCGAGAAGCTCTTAGCGGCGTTCCCGTCTTCGTCAACTAAAGAAAGACACGTCTTGCCGGTCCCCTGGAGAGAGGAAACGTTGTTGATCGGCACATCCGGTCAAGATGCAGCATCTCTCCTTCCTTTTCTGACGTTCGTGTTGCAAATTCACGCTGCCGGCGAGTCGATGCGGCAGTTTACACAGCAAAAGCAACAATGGAAAGACGCCGTGCGCTTGTTCAACAATTGGATCATGCCGGCGGGAACGCTGAGAGAAGCGTTGGAAAAAGTGACGCAAGGGTTTGTCAACTACTTGCCGTTTGAAAGGTGTGCGCTGTTTGCCTATTCCGACGACGACCGTACCGGATCCGGCTTGTTCGGCTGCGAGCTCAATGCCGATGAAATTCGCCGCATCAAGCTCCCCATCGAACACGTACCGTTGCTGGAAAAGAACTTGAAAAACCTCCTGCCGCACGACCATCACATGAGACTTTGGCAGCCGATCTACATTCCTTCAGCGGAAGAAGCGTTTCCATTGCAATACGTTCGCAAGTTTCAGCTGAAAACGGTCGTGGTCGCTCCCGTGTACGTACCGTCCGAAAACAAGCTGATTGGGGCCGTCGTCTTGGACCAAGGACCGGAAAAGTCGTTCAAAATGCCGCGCGAAACATTCATGGCGCTCATGCACTTCGGTCAAAGCGCCGGCGAATTGCTGACAAAATACGGAGGAGACGAACCGGAGCGAACCCGGACCAGTTTCTCTTATCAGCTCTCACAGCGAGAGCTCGACGTCTTAAAACTGATGGCCGACGGCGCCACGACGACCGAGGCGGCGGAACACCTGCATTTAAGCGAATATACGGTGAGAGATTACGTTTCGACAATCATGCAAAAAATGAACGCCCGCAACCGCACGGAAGCAGCGGTTCGGGCAGTGAGAAACGGCCTTATTTAA
- a CDS encoding DUF6230 family protein, which translates to MNAVLRHEPTEEASCIVAGRIVKKKFFAALLAGFLMLGGLAAAFGISGVAFAMPIGGIGNFHVEFDKLVGTNFKFFPKLGETGNKDKAPMVRNKIDEATVYGLHIYKNITLPGGNDIRLNITADKPVKIKGLIQDARFIEGNFQFNDLAIAEHNTDDFTKEFTQEASHLVIKNASIVTDYLFQSMVTLNGTKIYVEDIPDK; encoded by the coding sequence ATGAATGCAGTGCTCCGTCATGAACCTACGGAAGAAGCGTCTTGCATCGTTGCGGGACGTATCGTGAAAAAGAAGTTTTTCGCGGCGCTCCTTGCGGGATTTCTCATGCTCGGCGGCTTGGCGGCGGCTTTTGGTATTTCCGGAGTCGCTTTTGCGATGCCGATCGGTGGAATCGGCAACTTTCACGTCGAATTCGATAAGCTTGTCGGCACGAATTTTAAATTTTTTCCGAAACTCGGCGAAACCGGCAACAAAGACAAAGCGCCGATGGTCCGCAACAAAATCGACGAAGCGACCGTTTACGGCTTGCACATTTACAAAAACATCACGTTGCCGGGCGGGAACGATATCCGCCTGAACATCACCGCCGACAAACCGGTGAAAATCAAAGGCCTCATTCAGGACGCCAGATTCATCGAAGGGAATTTCCAGTTCAACGATTTGGCGATCGCCGAGCATAACACAGACGATTTCACGAAAGAGTTTACCCAGGAAGCGAGTCATCTCGTGATCAAAAACGCGAGCATCGTGACCGACTATTTGTTTCAAAGCATGGTTACGTTGAATGGAACGAAAATATACGTCGAAGACATTCCCGACAAGTAA
- a CDS encoding DUF6114 domain-containing protein, with the protein MAKIEQNAAKKTEKQRKRREDVIQAGPFKRWRSERPFWGATLTLLSGIMILYIPVQLYAIAFAPGSFAFVGLLFGGLIVIIGSMAYRYPPFSTVFGVVTIFLSVLSIMGALGGFVIGTIIGIIGGALCIAWQPEMVSSETEISAVQEQLEEPGLGE; encoded by the coding sequence ATGGCGAAAATCGAGCAAAATGCCGCCAAAAAGACGGAAAAACAGCGAAAGCGGCGGGAGGATGTAATCCAGGCGGGTCCGTTCAAACGGTGGCGAAGCGAGCGGCCGTTTTGGGGAGCGACGTTAACGCTGCTTTCCGGGATCATGATTTTATACATTCCCGTACAATTGTACGCGATCGCTTTTGCTCCCGGGAGTTTTGCCTTTGTCGGATTGTTGTTCGGGGGATTGATCGTGATCATCGGCAGCATGGCTTATAGGTACCCGCCGTTTTCGACGGTGTTCGGCGTAGTGACGATTTTTCTTTCCGTGTTGTCGATCATGGGTGCGCTCGGCGGATTCGTCATTGGCACCATCATTGGCATCATCGGCGGCGCGTTGTGCATTGCTTGGCAGCCGGAAATGGTTTCGAGCGAAACAGAAATCAGCGCCGTACAAGAACAGCTTGAGGAACCCGGATTAGGAGAATAA
- a CDS encoding NADH-quinone oxidoreductase subunit A codes for MNLYENSYLMIAVFFVLGVLLPVVALTAGKILRPNKPSAEKAITYESGIDPFQDSWVQFNVRYYLFALLFVIFDVETVFLYPWAVAYDQLGIFALVEMFIFMVMLLIGLLYAWKKKVLKWN; via the coding sequence ATGAATCTGTATGAAAACAGCTACTTGATGATCGCCGTATTTTTTGTTTTAGGCGTGTTGCTGCCGGTGGTTGCGCTGACGGCTGGGAAAATTTTGCGACCGAATAAACCATCAGCTGAAAAAGCGATCACTTACGAAAGCGGCATCGACCCGTTCCAGGACAGTTGGGTTCAATTCAATGTTCGCTATTACCTTTTTGCTTTGTTGTTCGTGATTTTTGACGTGGAAACCGTCTTTTTGTATCCGTGGGCCGTTGCGTACGACCAATTAGGCATCTTCGCCCTCGTCGAGATGTTTATTTTTATGGTCATGCTGTTGATCGGCCTCCTTTACGCCTGGAAAAAGAAGGTGTTGAAATGGAATTAG
- a CDS encoding NADH-quinone oxidoreductase subunit B family protein, which produces MELDLSGITPQEQEELKRNVFLVTLEQMKAWARSNSLWPMTFGLACCAIEMMGTGASHYDLDRFGSIFRTSPRQSDVMIVSGTVTKKMAPVIRRLYDQMPDPKWVIAMGSCATAGGPYVYSYAVVKGVDQVVPVDVYIPGCPPNPAALIYGIHKLQEKIRQEAKTGKRVKRVGER; this is translated from the coding sequence ATGGAATTAGATTTGAGCGGTATTACGCCTCAAGAACAGGAAGAGCTGAAAAGAAACGTGTTTCTCGTCACGCTCGAGCAAATGAAAGCTTGGGCGCGAAGCAATTCGTTATGGCCGATGACATTCGGGCTCGCTTGCTGCGCGATTGAAATGATGGGCACTGGTGCATCCCACTATGATCTCGATCGGTTCGGTTCGATTTTTCGCACGTCTCCGCGGCAGTCGGACGTCATGATTGTGTCAGGAACGGTTACGAAAAAAATGGCCCCGGTCATTCGCCGGTTGTACGATCAAATGCCGGATCCGAAGTGGGTGATCGCGATGGGCTCGTGTGCAACCGCAGGCGGTCCATATGTGTATTCTTACGCGGTCGTGAAGGGCGTCGATCAAGTCGTTCCGGTTGATGTGTACATCCCGGGGTGCCCGCCGAATCCCGCGGCTCTCATTTACGGCATTCATAAATTGCAAGAAAAAATTCGCCAAGAAGCGAAAACCGGAAAGCGGGTGAAGCGCGTTGGCGAACGATGA
- a CDS encoding NADH-quinone oxidoreductase subunit C: MANDDRRDEKKALTEQDEKTSGKKSAEERVREIKRRKEEAKRAAEGDAEVKSEAKLSAEERVREIKRKKAAAADSAKANADKKSAAEARVAEIKRRKEAAQAGSAEETSSAGSAKKGAEERVREIKRKKEAAAGGSPEPNADKKSAAEARVAEIKRRKAEAAAKKAGGDEAGKKLSAEERVAEIKRKKEAAKRKAGEGEPAADAKSAAQQRVAEIKRKKALAAQKKQADGEAGDKSDREKKIAAMKAKAAAKKAAAKREAQAEPEAPSVNEPLLAKYVAVIKERLGDEALEAAYINRLAKEVPTLVAKPEAYRAVAELLKSDERLHFEYLAEIHGTDFETHMEMYLHLYSYKNRQAVALKVKVDRDAPEIDSVTPVWKGADWPEREAYDLLGIRFKGHPNLTRIMMPDDWVGHPLRKDYEPHDAEV, translated from the coding sequence TTGGCGAACGATGATCGTCGGGACGAAAAGAAAGCGCTTACGGAGCAAGACGAAAAGACTTCAGGAAAGAAAAGCGCGGAAGAACGTGTAAGAGAGATTAAGAGGCGGAAGGAAGAAGCGAAGCGTGCGGCTGAAGGCGATGCGGAAGTGAAAAGCGAGGCGAAGCTTTCGGCTGAAGAGCGCGTACGGGAGATTAAAAGAAAAAAAGCAGCCGCCGCTGATTCGGCGAAGGCGAACGCTGATAAGAAGTCGGCCGCGGAAGCGCGTGTGGCGGAGATTAAGCGGCGGAAGGAAGCGGCGCAGGCCGGGTCAGCGGAGGAAACGAGTTCCGCGGGCAGTGCGAAGAAAGGCGCTGAAGAGCGCGTGCGCGAAATCAAAAGGAAAAAAGAAGCGGCAGCCGGCGGTTCGCCGGAGCCGAACGCTGATAAGAAGTCGGCCGCGGAAGCGCGAGTCGCGGAGATTAAGCGGCGGAAGGCGGAAGCCGCGGCAAAGAAAGCCGGTGGCGATGAAGCTGGGAAGAAGCTTTCGGCCGAAGAGCGCGTAGCGGAGATCAAGCGAAAGAAGGAAGCGGCGAAGCGGAAAGCGGGCGAAGGCGAGCCCGCGGCGGACGCGAAGTCCGCTGCGCAGCAGCGCGTAGCGGAGATCAAGCGGAAGAAGGCGCTCGCGGCGCAGAAGAAGCAAGCGGACGGCGAAGCCGGCGACAAGAGCGATCGCGAGAAGAAGATCGCGGCGATGAAGGCGAAGGCGGCGGCGAAGAAAGCGGCAGCGAAGCGCGAAGCGCAGGCGGAGCCGGAGGCGCCGTCGGTGAATGAGCCGCTGCTGGCGAAGTACGTCGCGGTGATCAAGGAGCGGCTCGGGGACGAGGCGCTGGAGGCGGCGTACATCAACAGGCTGGCGAAGGAAGTGCCGACGTTGGTGGCGAAGCCGGAGGCGTACCGGGCGGTCGCTGAGTTGTTGAAGAGCGACGAGCGGCTGCATTTTGAGTATTTGGCGGAGATTCACGGGACGGATTTTGAGACGCACATGGAAATGTATTTGCATTTATATTCTTATAAAAATCGTCAGGCGGTGGCCCTGAAGGTGAAAGTGGACCGCGACGCGCCGGAGATTGATTCGGTGACGCCGGTCTGGAAAGGGGCGGACTGGCCGGAGCGGGAAGCGTATGATTTGCTCGGGATCCGCTTTAAAGGGCATCCGAACTTGACGCGCATCATGATGCCGGACGATTGGGTCGGGCATCCGCTCCGAAAAGATTATGAGCCGCACGACGCGGAGGTGTAG
- a CDS encoding NADH-quinone oxidoreductase subunit D — protein sequence MIRTEEMLLNVGPQHPSTHGVFRIVIKIDGETIVEAKPVIGYLHRGTEKLAENLEYTQIIPYTDRMDYLAAMTNNYVICHAVETMMGLELPERAEFLRVIVMELGRIASHLVWFGTYLLDIGAMSPFLYAFREREVIINLLNEISGARLTFNYMRIGGVKWDAPEGWIDKVREFVPYMREQLAGYHELVSGNEIFTTRVKNVGTYTAADALEYSLSGANLRCTGVKWDLRKDEPYSIYDRFDFEVPVREDGDAWSRYQCRMAEIEQSLNILEQAVEQIPEGKFTNEPRVIKPPKGETYVRIESPRGEIGCYIASEGKKEPYRLKFRRPSFYNLQILPKLLKGANMSNLVAILGAIDIVLGEVDG from the coding sequence TTGATTCGCACCGAGGAAATGCTTTTGAACGTAGGACCGCAGCATCCGAGCACGCACGGGGTGTTTCGGATTGTGATAAAAATTGACGGCGAGACGATCGTCGAAGCAAAGCCGGTGATTGGTTATTTGCACCGGGGCACGGAAAAGCTGGCGGAGAATCTTGAGTATACGCAAATCATTCCGTACACCGACCGCATGGATTATTTGGCGGCGATGACGAACAACTATGTCATTTGCCACGCGGTCGAGACGATGATGGGGCTGGAGCTGCCGGAGCGAGCCGAGTTTTTGCGGGTGATCGTCATGGAGCTTGGCCGCATCGCCAGTCATCTTGTTTGGTTTGGCACGTATTTGCTTGATATTGGGGCGATGAGCCCGTTTTTGTATGCGTTTCGCGAACGCGAAGTCATTATTAATCTGTTAAACGAGATTTCCGGGGCGCGCTTGACGTTCAACTACATGCGCATCGGCGGCGTCAAATGGGATGCGCCGGAAGGCTGGATCGATAAGGTAAGAGAATTTGTTCCGTATATGCGCGAGCAGTTGGCCGGCTATCACGAGCTTGTGAGCGGAAACGAAATTTTCACGACCCGTGTAAAAAATGTCGGGACGTACACGGCGGCCGATGCGCTCGAGTATTCGCTCAGCGGCGCGAACTTGCGCTGTACCGGGGTGAAGTGGGATCTGCGAAAAGACGAACCGTACTCGATTTACGACCGGTTCGACTTTGAAGTTCCGGTTCGTGAAGACGGGGATGCATGGTCGCGATACCAATGCCGGATGGCGGAAATCGAGCAATCGCTCAACATTTTAGAACAGGCGGTCGAACAAATTCCGGAAGGCAAGTTCACGAATGAACCGCGTGTCATCAAGCCGCCGAAAGGCGAGACGTACGTGCGAATCGAGTCGCCGCGCGGCGAAATCGGCTGCTACATTGCTTCCGAAGGCAAGAAAGAGCCGTACCGGCTCAAATTCCGGCGGCCGTCTTTCTACAACTTGCAAATCTTGCCGAAGCTGCTGAAAGGCGCAAACATGTCGAACCTCGTCGCGATTCTCGGCGCGATCGACATTGTACTCGGGGAGGTGGACGGCTGA
- the nuoH gene encoding NADH-quinone oxidoreductase subunit NuoH: MMHELLTSPPSWLNALIFFIAGAALLAVVLGFVTYAILADRKVIGFMQLRIGPNKVGGRFGLLQTVADVVKLLIKEDTIPAKADRALYILAPVIAFVPAFAVLAVLPFSAHLQFADVGVGLLYYMSVSGITIIGVLTGSWASNNKYALIGGMRAVAQMISYEIPLVLSVVGVILLAGSLNLADIVGAQSHVAFIFVQPLGFIIFMIAAIAELSRTPFDLPEAESELVAGYHTEYSGFRWAFFMLSEYAYMFGMAALTTVLFLGGWHPIPGLAFIPGILWFSLKFMLVIFFLVWLRATFPRLRADQLMTFAWKVLLPAALLNLFVTALVKSLL; the protein is encoded by the coding sequence CTGATGCACGAGCTTCTCACATCACCGCCGAGTTGGCTGAACGCCCTCATCTTTTTCATCGCCGGTGCTGCGCTGCTCGCCGTCGTTCTCGGCTTCGTCACATATGCGATCCTCGCGGATCGCAAGGTGATCGGCTTCATGCAGCTGCGCATCGGCCCGAACAAAGTCGGCGGCCGCTTCGGCTTGCTGCAAACCGTCGCCGACGTCGTCAAGCTGCTCATCAAGGAAGACACGATCCCGGCGAAAGCCGACCGCGCGCTCTACATTCTCGCGCCGGTCATCGCATTCGTGCCGGCCTTTGCGGTCCTGGCGGTGCTGCCTTTTTCCGCCCACCTGCAATTCGCCGATGTCGGGGTCGGCCTCCTTTATTACATGTCGGTGTCCGGCATTACGATCATCGGCGTGCTGACCGGCAGCTGGGCTTCCAATAACAAATACGCGCTCATCGGCGGCATGCGCGCCGTCGCGCAAATGATTTCTTACGAAATTCCGCTCGTGCTTTCCGTCGTCGGCGTCATTCTGCTCGCCGGCAGCTTGAACTTGGCGGACATCGTCGGTGCGCAATCGCATGTCGCTTTTATCTTCGTTCAACCGCTCGGCTTCATCATTTTCATGATTGCCGCGATCGCGGAGCTGAGCCGGACGCCGTTCGACTTGCCGGAAGCCGAATCTGAACTTGTTGCCGGCTACCATACGGAATATTCCGGGTTTCGCTGGGCGTTTTTCATGTTGAGCGAGTACGCCTACATGTTTGGCATGGCGGCGCTCACGACCGTCCTGTTCCTTGGCGGCTGGCATCCGATTCCGGGACTGGCGTTCATTCCCGGCATCCTCTGGTTTTCATTGAAATTCATGCTCGTCATCTTTTTCCTCGTCTGGCTGCGCGCGACGTTTCCGCGTCTCCGGGCCGACCAGCTGATGACGTTTGCTTGGAAAGTTTTATTGCCGGCGGCGTTGTTGAACTTGTTCGTGACCGCGCTCGTCAAGTCGTTGCTCTAA
- the nuoI gene encoding NADH-quinone oxidoreductase subunit NuoI gives MFGKGLAKGLKYTLKSLSQQKVTYNYPDDTLKMPDRFRGIQKFYPEKCIVCNKCVNVCPTDCISLTGKPNPDPEKRGKIIETYNINFEICILCDLCTEVCPTEAIVMTNNFELAEYSRDELYKDLQWLDENDTNVRKENKT, from the coding sequence ATGTTCGGAAAAGGGCTTGCCAAAGGATTGAAGTACACGCTGAAAAGCTTGAGCCAGCAAAAAGTCACCTACAATTACCCGGACGACACGCTGAAAATGCCGGACCGCTTCCGGGGGATTCAAAAATTTTATCCGGAAAAGTGCATCGTTTGCAACAAATGCGTCAATGTTTGCCCAACCGATTGCATTTCGCTCACCGGTAAACCGAATCCCGATCCAGAAAAACGCGGGAAAATCATCGAGACGTACAACATCAATTTTGAGATTTGCATTTTGTGCGATCTTTGCACGGAAGTTTGTCCGACCGAAGCGATCGTGATGACGAACAATTTCGAGCTTGCCGAGTACAGCCGCGATGAATTGTACAAAGACTTGCAATGGCTTGATGAGAACGATACGAACGTCAGGAAGGAGAACAAGACGTGA
- a CDS encoding NADH-quinone oxidoreductase subunit J gives MSGELIAFFILALTSIVGGVLMLNLKKVIHMVVALVFTFLGLAGIYIMLSAEFVAVVQILIYSGAVSIIMLFGIMLTKHNDRAKEVVSKWRHFTVAAGVLVFFGIMFYGIRDLDFGRAAKSLQDDNTQQIGIELYTHYLLPFEIASLLLLVALVGAVLMARNEEENDRE, from the coding sequence GTGAGCGGGGAACTGATTGCGTTTTTCATCTTGGCGTTAACCTCGATTGTAGGCGGCGTCCTGATGTTGAATTTAAAAAAAGTGATCCATATGGTCGTGGCGCTCGTGTTTACGTTTCTCGGACTGGCCGGCATTTACATCATGCTTTCGGCGGAGTTCGTCGCTGTCGTGCAAATATTGATTTATTCCGGGGCCGTCTCGATTATCATGCTTTTCGGAATCATGTTGACGAAGCATAACGACCGGGCCAAAGAAGTGGTCAGCAAATGGCGGCATTTCACGGTTGCCGCCGGAGTGCTCGTATTTTTCGGGATCATGTTTTACGGCATCCGCGATTTGGATTTCGGCCGCGCGGCGAAATCGCTGCAAGACGACAATACACAGCAAATCGGGATCGAATTGTACACGCACTACTTGCTTCCGTTCGAGATTGCCTCGCTGTTGCTGTTGGTGGCGCTTGTCGGGGCAGTCTTGATGGCACGCAACGAGGAGGAAAATGATCGTGAATGA
- the nuoK gene encoding NADH-quinone oxidoreductase subunit NuoK, which translates to MNELPLPSYLILALILFCIGLYGALTKRNAVIVLICIELMLNAVNLNFVAFAKYGMTPGIDGQVFALFIITVAAAEAAVGLAILFALYRNKSTVDVDEMNRLKR; encoded by the coding sequence GTGAATGAGCTTCCCTTACCGAGCTATCTCATTCTTGCTTTGATCTTGTTTTGCATCGGGTTGTATGGAGCGCTTACAAAAAGAAACGCGGTGATTGTGCTCATTTGCATCGAGCTCATGCTGAACGCGGTGAACTTGAACTTCGTCGCGTTCGCGAAATACGGCATGACGCCGGGCATCGACGGCCAAGTGTTCGCGTTGTTCATCATCACCGTCGCCGCTGCCGAAGCCGCCGTCGGGCTGGCGATTCTGTTTGCGCTGTACCGCAACAAATCCACGGTTGACGTGGATGAAATGAATCGCCTGAAACGTTAA